The proteins below are encoded in one region of Pseudomonadota bacterium:
- a CDS encoding tetratricopeptide repeat protein: MPLSRRQKRAQAAKLKKPSKGEVSQEQIQYVLANAMQSHRQGHLDKALELYKKIAKFSPGDAEIKHLVGVIYYQQGDYEKSKAAIKQALTINPDNPAFYNNLGNCLVALQEYKDAIYCYEEAISLKEGNYPEAINNIGATLHEVGEWEKEIEYYKQGLKFNPDNYTLMNELVKTMRDACYWDGLEEYTKLLVEDAKHAIANGRKSPITPYHSLTLDIPPSLKKEIAQNYAAIRYGNIPQKFKHDRKPNSPIRIGYLSADYRDHPTAHLISNLFKLHNRDKFEVYAYSYGKNDKSIFRKNIEKSADKFIDLMGQNPEDIAKRIYKDKIDILVDVMGYIQNSMPVIAAMRPAPVQISFLAYPGTMGAAFIDYLVTDATAVPKKDEKNYTEKLIKMPNSYFVTDGTQTISEPPTRKECGLPEDKFVFCSFNKSMKIDPTTFAVWMDILTEVNNSVLWLYSDNEFAKSNIIKEAEKREIVKDRIIFANRASKEEHLARHACADLFLDCFTVNAHTTAIDALYAGLPVITRIGNDMMSRASASILNACGLPELITKTDLEYKNTALIYANDASLLASLKQKLSDNISTSALFDNEKYVSDFEERLLEVVY; this comes from the coding sequence ATGCCTTTATCACGCCGGCAAAAAAGAGCCCAAGCTGCAAAGCTTAAAAAACCATCAAAAGGCGAGGTATCGCAAGAGCAGATACAGTACGTTCTTGCAAACGCCATGCAGAGCCACCGTCAGGGACATCTGGATAAGGCATTGGAACTATATAAGAAGATAGCTAAATTCTCTCCCGGTGATGCGGAGATAAAACATCTGGTAGGAGTTATCTATTATCAGCAAGGCGACTATGAAAAATCAAAGGCTGCAATTAAACAGGCTCTCACGATAAATCCCGACAATCCTGCCTTTTATAACAATCTTGGCAATTGTCTTGTGGCACTGCAAGAATATAAGGACGCTATATATTGTTATGAGGAGGCGATATCTTTAAAAGAAGGTAATTACCCTGAGGCTATAAATAATATCGGTGCTACATTACATGAGGTAGGAGAGTGGGAAAAGGAAATCGAATATTATAAACAAGGTCTGAAATTCAATCCCGATAACTATACCCTAATGAATGAGCTGGTAAAAACCATGCGTGACGCATGCTATTGGGACGGGCTGGAAGAATATACAAAGCTGCTCGTTGAAGATGCAAAACATGCGATAGCTAACGGACGGAAATCACCTATAACACCATATCACAGCCTTACTTTAGATATACCGCCTTCATTGAAAAAAGAAATAGCACAGAACTATGCCGCAATACGTTACGGAAATATTCCGCAAAAATTCAAGCATGACAGGAAGCCTAACTCCCCTATACGCATCGGTTATTTAAGTGCCGATTACCGTGACCACCCTACAGCTCATCTTATCAGCAACCTTTTTAAATTGCATAACAGGGATAAATTTGAAGTATATGCCTATTCATACGGCAAGAACGACAAAAGCATTTTTCGCAAGAACATAGAAAAAAGTGCGGATAAATTTATCGACTTGATGGGGCAAAATCCCGAGGATATCGCAAAACGGATATATAAGGATAAAATAGATATACTGGTTGACGTTATGGGATATATACAAAATTCCATGCCGGTTATTGCTGCCATGCGTCCGGCTCCTGTGCAGATAAGTTTCCTTGCATATCCGGGTACTATGGGAGCAGCGTTTATTGATTATCTGGTAACAGACGCTACGGCAGTGCCAAAAAAAGACGAGAAAAACTATACGGAAAAACTTATCAAAATGCCGAATAGCTATTTCGTCACGGACGGCACACAGACGATATCCGAGCCACCTACCCGTAAGGAATGCGGATTGCCTGAAGATAAATTCGTGTTTTGCAGCTTTAATAAAAGCATGAAAATAGACCCTACAACATTTGCCGTCTGGATGGATATTTTAACTGAGGTGAATAACAGTGTACTTTGGCTGTATAGCGATAATGAATTTGCAAAAAGTAATATTATAAAAGAGGCAGAAAAACGTGAAATCGTCAAAGACCGGATAATATTTGCTAATCGTGCTTCAAAGGAAGAGCATCTGGCACGCCATGCCTGTGCCGACCTTTTCCTTGACTGTTTTACTGTAAACGCACATACAACCGCTATTGATGCACTATACGCAGGTTTGCCTGTTATTACCAGAATTGGAAATGACATGATGTCCCGTGCCTCTGCCAGTATTTTAAATGCGTGCGGATTGCCTGAGCTTATTACAAAAACAGATTTAGAATATAAAAACACGGCTTTGATATATGCTAACGATGCAAGCTTATTGGCTTCCTTAAAGCAAAAATTGTCAGATAACATAAGCACAAGTGCGTTATTTGATAATGAAAAATATGTCAGCGATTTTGAAGAAAGGTTGCTGGAAGTGGTGTATTAA
- the folP gene encoding dihydropteroate synthase, producing MIKNTKIVGILNITPDSFSDGNKYNDVEAILSYAEKLIKDGADVIDIGAESTRPGATKLSAEQEWQRLSSVLKKIIDTCNKNHVETSIDTYHLETAKKAIEMGIDYINDVSGFKNPQMIEVAKNSSVKIIVMHSLTVPADKTVNIDEGVDAVSEVLNWGNEQIKNLVDNNIDRSRIIFDPGIGFNKTASQSKELIQRVEELRSLRVPIYIGHSRKSFLGDFDDKDKATIEISKQLIAKDIDYIRVHDVSGHGKTEL from the coding sequence ATGATAAAAAACACAAAAATAGTCGGCATATTAAATATCACGCCCGATTCGTTTTCTGACGGCAATAAATATAACGATGTAGAAGCTATTTTAAGCTACGCTGAAAAGTTAATAAAAGACGGGGCTGATGTTATTGACATAGGTGCGGAATCCACTCGTCCGGGGGCTACAAAACTATCGGCTGAACAAGAATGGCAAAGACTATCCTCTGTATTGAAAAAAATCATTGATACATGCAATAAAAACCATGTTGAAACTAGCATCGATACATACCATCTTGAAACTGCGAAAAAGGCAATCGAAATGGGTATTGACTATATAAACGATGTAAGCGGTTTTAAAAACCCGCAAATGATAGAGGTTGCAAAGAATAGTTCCGTTAAGATAATAGTCATGCATAGCCTTACGGTGCCTGCCGATAAAACCGTCAATATTGATGAGGGGGTTGATGCGGTATCGGAGGTATTGAATTGGGGTAATGAACAAATCAAAAACCTTGTTGACAACAATATTGACCGTTCAAGGATAATTTTTGACCCCGGTATAGGCTTTAACAAAACCGCTTCACAGTCTAAAGAGTTAATTCAAAGAGTTGAAGAATTAAGGTCTTTGCGTGTTCCTATATATATCGGACATTCGAGAAAATCCTTTCTAGGTGATTTCGATGACAAGGATAAAGCTACAATAGAAATATCAAAACAACTAATTGCCAAAGATATTGATTATATCAGGGTACATGATGTATCGGGACACGGCAAAACCGAGTTGTAA
- a CDS encoding sn-glycerol-1-phosphate dehydrogenase yields MINQILNKYFKTLPAHVEIACGLQDNIADIVTGRSSGKSFVVVSDDNTYKVLGEKVVKSLSGYKTASIVLKPSIADDRSVEKVRAAIKEYDAVIAVGSGTINDICKYASFCEKKPYMVFGTAPSMNGYSSANASISVNGHKKTLKAHLPEAIFLDIDILAAAPKRLILSGLGDSVCRPTAQADWLLSHLLLNTEYNTSPFEMLRPFEKDLFENSGELLKGNKEIIELLAQTLVLSGFGMYMCGGSYPASQGEHMIAHTMEMAYNVLPHSFHGEQIAVTTLAMSRIIEEKLQSIPIFSQNYDEKAITDFFGKEISEQCLTEYREKLFPSEKQDKINNYIATKWEEVCGRISEIFIGYDPIYKTLKNASAPVACHDIGWKEDKFKKAVSYAKYSRNRFTFLDL; encoded by the coding sequence ATGATAAATCAAATCTTGAACAAATATTTTAAAACCCTGCCCGCACATGTAGAAATAGCATGCGGGCTACAGGATAATATTGCCGATATAGTAACGGGACGCTCTTCGGGTAAAAGCTTTGTTGTAGTCAGTGATGACAACACCTACAAGGTACTTGGAGAGAAAGTTGTAAAATCCCTGTCAGGGTATAAAACAGCTTCAATAGTGCTGAAGCCTTCTATTGCCGATGACAGGTCGGTTGAAAAAGTTCGGGCGGCGATTAAAGAATATGATGCGGTAATAGCGGTTGGTTCGGGAACTATTAACGATATTTGTAAATATGCGAGCTTTTGCGAGAAAAAGCCTTATATGGTTTTCGGTACTGCTCCTTCTATGAACGGCTATAGTTCGGCAAACGCTTCTATATCGGTAAACGGTCATAAAAAAACCTTAAAGGCACATCTGCCTGAAGCCATATTCCTTGATATCGACATATTGGCAGCCGCCCCAAAACGCCTGATATTAAGCGGCTTAGGTGATAGTGTTTGCCGCCCTACCGCTCAGGCAGATTGGCTTTTGTCGCATTTGTTATTAAATACAGAATATAACACATCACCTTTTGAAATGCTACGCCCCTTTGAAAAAGACTTATTTGAAAATAGCGGTGAACTATTAAAGGGAAACAAAGAAATTATCGAACTACTGGCGCAGACGCTGGTTCTATCGGGGTTCGGCATGTATATGTGTGGCGGCAGTTATCCTGCCAGTCAGGGCGAGCATATGATAGCCCATACTATGGAGATGGCATATAACGTGCTTCCCCATAGCTTTCACGGCGAGCAAATAGCAGTAACAACGCTTGCCATGTCAAGAATAATAGAGGAAAAGCTGCAAAGCATTCCTATTTTTTCTCAAAACTATGATGAAAAAGCAATTACTGATTTTTTCGGCAAGGAAATATCCGAGCAATGTTTGACTGAATATAGGGAAAAATTATTTCCTTCTGAAAAGCAGGATAAGATAAATAATTATATAGCAACAAAATGGGAAGAAGTTTGCGGAAGAATATCCGAAATATTTATAGGATACGACCCGATATATAAAACACTTAAAAATGCTTCCGCACCAGTTGCCTGCCATGATATAGGCTGGAAAGAGGATAAGTTTAAAAAAGCCGTATCTTATGCTAAATATTCACGCAACCGTTTTACATTCTTGGATTTGTAA
- a CDS encoding gamma-glutamyl-gamma-aminobutyrate hydrolase family protein (Members of this family of hydrolases with an active site Cys residue belong to MEROPS family C26.) — translation MRPSIGITLDWQKEGTFSKRPHHALRDHYFNVVEKAGGLPFGIPYAPDRINDYLDKVDGLVIPGGFFESPKEWYISDDGKSPYEPSPRLEFDLALIKSALERDMPILGICAGMQLMGGLTGCKMTENLQEYYNTDIDHLNEKPAEEVAHYVDIKAGTLLEKITGHSRIDVNTAHREAIVETSNAVIVNCISQDGIIEGIEIPSKRFALGVQWHPEFFTEEENPSFKLFKALVKASSEKADNLCKFAAN, via the coding sequence ATGCGTCCATCAATAGGCATAACGCTTGACTGGCAAAAAGAGGGGACTTTCTCAAAAAGACCGCATCATGCGTTACGTGATCATTATTTCAATGTAGTAGAAAAAGCAGGAGGCTTGCCGTTCGGCATACCTTATGCACCTGATAGGATAAATGACTATCTGGATAAAGTTGACGGTCTGGTTATACCCGGTGGTTTTTTTGAATCCCCTAAAGAATGGTATATTTCAGATGACGGTAAGTCGCCATATGAACCCTCCCCACGTCTTGAGTTTGACCTTGCCCTTATAAAGTCGGCACTTGAAAGGGATATGCCGATACTCGGCATATGTGCCGGTATGCAGCTTATGGGTGGCTTAACGGGGTGCAAGATGACCGAGAACCTACAGGAATATTATAATACCGATATAGACCATTTAAACGAAAAACCTGCCGAGGAAGTAGCCCATTATGTCGATATAAAAGCAGGCACATTACTTGAAAAAATCACAGGGCATTCCCGTATTGATGTGAACACGGCTCATAGGGAAGCTATTGTTGAAACAAGCAATGCGGTAATAGTTAATTGTATTTCCCAAGACGGTATAATCGAGGGCATTGAAATTCCTAGCAAACGCTTTGCTCTAGGCGTGCAGTGGCACCCCGAATTTTTCACCGAAGAAGAAAATCCAAGCTTCAAATTATTTAAAGCCCTTGTAAAGGCATCGTCTGAGAAGGCTGATAATCTTTGCAAATTTGCGGCAAATTAA